From a region of the Rhipicephalus microplus isolate Deutch F79 chromosome X, USDA_Rmic, whole genome shotgun sequence genome:
- the LOC142776966 gene encoding uncharacterized protein LOC142776966 has protein sequence MKWLCALLPVAWLQGVAYARVLRALGDKSAPPTSPAIHVGNDDDEYYLEDTGEKEYYYYDQDEYYEYFQDRKPIASLRNRRMEKAIRKLRRLAQAASVQGCNETELVNARNLCERKITLAKKIRSTGPSNKKMRSMHRKKVCRLVTEYADCISAIAPNGDCPDIAFKLKTDAQRSVHIEGFQVCRSSGTEPVVWLLLVAVYFYIYFQKLWPK, from the exons ATGAAGTGGCTCTGCGCTTTGCTCCCTGTGGCCTGGCTTCAAGGTGTAGCCTACGCTAGAGTGTTGCGCGCTCTTGGAGATAAAAGCGCCCCGCCCACATCGCCAGCAATACACGTCGGCAACGACGATGACGAGTACTACCTTGAGGACACGGGCGAGAAGGAGTACTATTACTACGATCAGGACGAATACTACGAATACTTTCAGG acagGAAGCCCATTGCGTCTTTGCGTAACCGTAGAATGGAAAAGGCGATTAGAAAACTGCGACGCCTTGCTCAAGCAG cgtCTGTGCAAGGATGCAATGAAACAGAACTTGTAAATGCAAGAAATTTGTGTGAAAGAAAAATAACCTTGGCCAAAAAGATTCGCAGCACGGGACCGTCGAACAAAAAAATGAGGTCAATGCACCggaaaaaagtttgcag GTTAGTGACCGAGTACGCTGACTGCATATCAGCCATAGCGCCCAATGGTGACTGTCCGGACATAGCCTTCAAGCTGAAGACGGACGCTCAGCGAAGCGTCCACATAGAGGGTTTTCAAGTGTGTCGTTCTTCGGGTACTGAGCCTGTAGTTTGGCTCCTATTGGTTGCAGTCTACTTCTACATCTACTTCCAAAAGCTGTGGCCAAAATAA
- the LOC119176807 gene encoding uncharacterized protein LOC119176807 — MRFVCALLLALAVATGSARCALLEDKRVDALGVEEKTKPGSDASDHPEKPGPSDCDKNKFREGINNCENGLKPLEKYLSEKKNDDSCKLLKIYLSCIEDFQLFLSCENDPASKKELAKATSIIVKNRLNCTELTFLTANMTTKIPPQNAAGSAGSTAPVNHTTTAATKTPLVTKKCSERKLMRRMVDCLKTMKGNLEPLLDSKKTNQKLICAQTENFKSCVNLALAHTDCNSDEEVLDQTTHFIVHVLYEHRWACKSIQTSDKKCEERSLVLKLNQCVRLLNKTVEPILEDKDNKLNICRASDTFLLCVNEAVSETACREDSEVMFHVSHFAEKILRHHKWSCDQNGAPSNRPRLENLRQKMDFQGSGNLTAVRPLNGMGPTGLVPADNMCNFETVRAAVDTCQQSAYDQIKKKGISQPKHLCMELRIFKDCSIEATKKNGCASDKNAETYVYDRVKDSFYKYLTDCRPLWSAAVPVSTSTLALSLVVLMVLVQQRE, encoded by the exons ATGCGGTTTGTCTGCGCTCTCCTGCTAGCCTTGGCGGTCGCCACAGGCAGCGCAAGATGTGCCCTCCTTGAAGACAAGCGGGTGGACGCACTTGGAGTCGAAGAAAAGACCAAGCCAGGAAGTGACG CAAGTGATCACCCAGAAAAGCCAGGCCCCAGTGACTGCGACAAAAACAAGTTTCGGGAAGGCATCAATAACTGTGAAAACGGGTTGAAGCCCCTAGAAAAATATCTCTCAGAGAAGAAGAACGACGACTCTTGCAA gCTTCTCAAGATCTACCTATCCTGCATCGAAGACTTCCAACTCTTCCTGTCTTGTGAAAATGACCCTGCCTCAAAGAAGGAACTGGCCAAAGCAACCAGCATTATCGTCAAAAACCGACTGAACTGTACAGAAT TGACGTTCTTGACGGCGAATATGACGACCAAGATTCCCCCACAAAATGCAGCTGGTTCTGCTGGTTCTACTGCTCCTGTCAACCATACCACGACGGCTGCAACCAAAA CCCCTTTGGTGACCAAAAAGTGCAGCGAGCGGAAATTGATGCGCCGCATGGTTGATTGTCTGAAGACTATGAAAGGTAACTTGGAGCCCTTGCTGGACAGCAAGAAAACCAACCAGAAGCTGATTTGCGC GCAAACCGAGAACTTCAAGTCATGCGTTAACCTCGCCCTCGCCCACACGGACTGCAACTCGGACGAAGAAGTACTGGACCAGACGACGCACTTCATCGTGCACGTTCTCTACGAACACCGCTGGGCTTGCAAAAGCATTCAGA CCAGCGACAAGAAGTGCGAAGAGCGTTCGTTGGTGCTCAAGCTGAACCAATGCGTCCGCCTCCTCAACAAAACTGTCGAGCCTATTCTAGAAGATAAGGATAACAAGCTGAACATCTGCAG GGCGAGCGACACATTCCTGCTTTGCGTTAACGAGGCAGTCTCCGAAACAGCTTGCCGCGAGGACTCGGAAGTCATGTTTCACGTGTCCCACTTCGCGGAGAAAATTCTGCGCCACCACAAGTGGTCCTGCGACCAAAACGGAGCTCCCTCCAACCGGCCCAGGCTTGAAA ATCTTCGCCAAAAGATGGATTTCCAGGGATCTGGTAACCTTACAG CAGTGCGGCCGCTGAATGGAATGGGGCCAACAGGGCTGGTACCGGCAGACAACATGTGCAACTTCGAAACTGTCCGGGCGGCCGTGGACACGTGCCAGCAATCTGCGTACGACCAGATCAAAAAGAAGGGCATCTCTCAGCCGAAACACCTCTGCAT GGAACTACGCATCTTCAAGGATTGTTCCATAGAAGCGACGAAGAAGAACGGCTGCGCCAGTGACAAGAATGCTGAGACGTACGTGTATGACCGCGTCAAGGATTCCTTCTATAAGTACCTCACCGACTGCCGCCCACTCTGGTCCGCTGCTGTGCCTGTTTCGACGAGCACCTTGGCCCTCTCCCTTGTCGTTCTCATGGTGCTCGTGCAGCAGCGCGAGTAA